A part of Scleropages formosus chromosome 3, fSclFor1.1, whole genome shotgun sequence genomic DNA contains:
- the dnajb4 gene encoding dnaJ homolog subfamily B member 4 yields MGKDYYKILGIQKGAAEEDVKKAYRKQALKWHPDKNKSPSAEEKFKEIAEAYEVLSDPKKREIYDQYGEEGLKGGGGPADGQGGSYTYTFHGDPHATFATFFGGTNPFEMFFGRKAANGRDDDDMEVDAEPFGSFTSFNLNGFPRERHVGVGPLRRKQDPAIHHELRVSLEEIFHGCTKRMKISRKRLNPDGRTMRAEDKILTIEIKRGWKEGTKITFPREGDESPNTIPADIVFIIKDKPHPHFRREGSDIVYPVRVSLRQSLCGCSVTVSTIDGKTVNMKITDVIKPGMRKVIAGQGLPFPKNPEQRGDLVVEFDVNFPESLPSNAKDVLKRHLPAS; encoded by the exons CGGCCGAGGAGGACGTCAAGAAGGCGTACAGAAAGCAGGCTCTCAAATGGCACCCCGACAAAAACAAGTCTCCCAGCGCCGAGGAGAAATTCAAGGAAATAGCGGAGGCGTACGAGGTGCTCAGTGACCCCAAGAAGAGGGAGATCTACGACCAGTATGGAGAAGAAG GTCTCAAAGGAGGCGGAGGTCCCGCTGACGGACAGGGCGGCAGCTACACTTACACATTCCACGGAGACCCACATGCCACCTTTGCCACCTTCTTTGGTGGCACCAACCCCTTCGAGATGTTCTTTGGCAGGAAGGCGGCAAACGGGAGGGACGACGACGACATGGAGGTGGACGCCGAGCCCTTCGGCTCTTTCACTAGCTTCAACCTGAACGGGTTTCCCCGGGAGCGGCACGTGGGGGTCGGGCCCCTCCGACgcaagcaggacccggccatcCACCACGAGCTGCGAGTGTCACTCGAAGAGATCTTCCACGGGTGCACCAAGCGCATGAAAATCTCCCGCAAGCGGCTCAACCCGGACGGCCGGACCATGCGCGCAGAGGACAAGATCCTCACCATCGAGATCAAGCGGGGCTGGAAGGAGGGCACCAAGATCACTTTCCCGCGGGAGGGCGATGAGTCGCCAAACACGATCCCGGCCGACATAGTTTTCATCATCAAGGACAAGCCCCATCCTCACTTCCGAAGAGAAGGGTCTGACATTGTGTACCCGGTACGGGTTAGTCTACGGCAG TCTTTGTGCGGGTGTTCGGTGACCGTGTCCACAATAGATGGCAAAACGGTAAACATGAAGATAACGGACGTGATCAAGCCTGGGATGAGGAAGGTCATTGCCGGACAAGGACTCCCTTTCCCCAAAAATCCAGAGCAGAGAGGGGACCTGGTGGTAGAGTTCGATGTGAACTTCCCGGAGAGCCTCCCGTCGAATGCAAAGGACGTGCTGAAGCGCCACTTACCTGCGTCGTAA
- the gipc2 gene encoding PDZ domain-containing protein GIPC2, with translation MPLGLRKKKNKSRESSHLVENEELGGGGGGGGGGAGAGAAPGKAAANGAGLPPPPVDLRPKLVFHTQLAHGSPTGRIEGFTNVKELYSKIAEVFDLNAAEILFCTLNTHKIDMEKLLGGQIGLEDFIFAHIKGIKKEVEVNKAEDALGLTITDNGAGYAFIKRIKEGSVADGVKVICVGDHIEAINGKNIVGTRHYEVARMLKELPRGQTFTLKLVEPMKAFEMLEPRSKGSKPAGENRIAAGRGTLRLRSKGPATVEEVPTEFEEKAVKKVDDLLESYMGIRDTELAATMVEVGKDKKNPDDFAMALDEALGDFAFPDEFVFDVWGAIGDAKQGRF, from the exons ATGCCGCTGGGgctgaggaagaagaagaacaaatcGAGGGAAAGTTCGCACTTGGTGGAGAACGAGGAActcggtggcggcggcggcggcggcggaggaggagccggagccggagcggCACCGGGCAAGGCGGCAGCCAACGGCGCTGGACTCCCCCCGCCGCCCGTGGACCTACGACCCAAGCTGGTGTTCCACACGCAGTTGGCCCACGGCAGCCCCACGGGCCGCATCGAGGGCTTCACTAACGTCAAGGAGCTCTACTCCAAAATAGCCGAAGTCTTCGACCTGAACGCGGCAGAG ATCCTGTTCTGCACTCTAAACACTCACAAGATTGACATGGAAAAGCTACTCGGTGGACAGATTGGACTGGAGGACTTCATCTTTGCCCACATAAAAGGGATCAAGAAGGAGGTGGAAGTGAACAAGGCTGAGGATGCCCTGGGGCTTACCATCACGGACAACGGAGCTGGGTACGCCTTCATCAAG CGTATCAAGGAGGGCAGTGTGGCGGACGGCGTAAAGGTCATCTGTGTTGGTGACCACATAGAGGCAATCAATGGGAAAAATATAGTGGGCACCCGGCACTACGAGGTAGCGCGCATGCTGAAGGAGCTGCCACGTGGACAAACCTTCACGCTCAAGCTGGTGGAACCCATGAAGGCCTTTG AAATGCTTGAACCACGGTCAAAAGGTTCCAAACCGGCCGGGGAGAACAGGATTGCTGCAGGCAGGGGAACGCTGCGACTGCGCTCTAAAGGTCCTGCCACTGTCGAGGAAGTG CCAACGGAGTTTGAGGAGAAAGCCGTCAAGAAGGTGGACGACCTGCTAGAAAGTTACATGGGGATCCGGGACACTGAACTGG CTGCAACTATGGTGGAGGTGGGAAAAGACAAGAAGAACCCGGATGATTTTGCCATGGCACTCGATGAGGCGCTTGGAGACTTTGCTTTCCCTGACGAGTTTGTCTTCGATGTCTGGGGTGCTATCGGAGATGCCAAGCAGGGACGTTTTTAA